In a genomic window of Nomascus leucogenys isolate Asia chromosome 4, Asia_NLE_v1, whole genome shotgun sequence:
- the CDK2AP2 gene encoding cyclin-dependent kinase 2-associated protein 2 isoform X2 — protein MGYVQAMKPPGAQGSQSTYTDLLSVIEEMGKEIRPTYAGSKSAMERLKRGIIHARALVRECLAETERNART, from the exons ATGGGCTACGTGCAG GCGATGAAGCCACCCGGCGCCCAGGGCTCCCAGAGCACCTACACGGACCTGCTGTCAGTCATAGAGGAGATGGGCAAAGAGATCCGGCCCACCTATGCTGGCAGCAAGAGCGCCATGGAGCGCCTGAAGAGAG gtaTCATCCATGCCCGAGCCCTAGTCAGAGAGTGCCTGGCAGAGACAGAGCGGAACGCCCGCACGTAA
- the CDK2AP2 gene encoding cyclin-dependent kinase 2-associated protein 2 isoform X1, with protein sequence MSYKPIAPAPSSTPGSSTPGPGTPVPTGSVPSPSGSVPGAGAPFRPLFNDFGPPSMGYVQAMKPPGAQGSQSTYTDLLSVIEEMGKEIRPTYAGSKSAMERLKRGIIHARALVRECLAETERNART encoded by the exons ATGTCCTACAAACCCATCGCCCCTGCTCCCAGCAGCACCCCTGGCTCCAGCACCCCTGGGCCGGGCACCCCGGTCCCTACAG GAAGCGTCCCGTCGCCGTCGGGCTCAGTGCCAGGAGCCGGCGCTCCTTTTAGACCGCTGTTTAACGACTTTGGACCGCCTTCCATGGGCTACGTGCAG GCGATGAAGCCACCCGGCGCCCAGGGCTCCCAGAGCACCTACACGGACCTGCTGTCAGTCATAGAGGAGATGGGCAAAGAGATCCGGCCCACCTATGCTGGCAGCAAGAGCGCCATGGAGCGCCTGAAGAGAG gtaTCATCCATGCCCGAGCCCTAGTCAGAGAGTGCCTGGCAGAGACAGAGCGGAACGCCCGCACGTAA